In Oryzias latipes chromosome 23, ASM223467v1, the DNA window AGCTCTCCTTGCGACAGAAAGCCTTTGCCACATTGAGAACAGAGGAACGGCTTTTCCCCCGTGTGCATCCGTTCGTGTCTGGCCAGCACGGATGCAAGGGTGAATCTCTTAGGACAGTGGGAGCACTGGAAAGGTCGCTCGCCTGTGTGAACCCTGAGGTGCTTCGTGAGCATAAAGCGGAGCGAGAAGCGCCTGCTGCACTGGTTACACTGAAACGGGCGCTCACCGCTGTGAGTGGACAGGTGTCGCTTCACGTCAGACCTCCGGGTGTAAATCTTGTCACAGTGTGGGCATTTAAACTGACGCTTGAATCGGTGCAGCTGCCGGTGCTGCGAGCGGGCCAGCAGGGAGTCAAAGCCTTCGTTACACTTCTGACAGATGTAACGTTTGGTGGCAACGTGGGTTTTCCTGTGCTTCAGGAGCTCCGTGGAAGTGGGGAAACTCTGGCTGCAGATGGAGCACATCCGAGGGAGCTGACTCTCCTGCGCGTGGGACTTTTTGTGATGGACAGTCAGAGCTCTCAGGTTGGGAAAGGAACTCCCGCAGAGCTGGCAGGAGAATGAAATAGTCAAGCCGTGATGTTTGCTTTTGTGCTTTGCCAGATCCCAGGAGTGCTGGAAGGTTCTGCTGCACTGCGAGCAGTGAAACGGTCTTTCTCCGGTGTGAGTCAGCTGGTGTCTCCTGACGTCCGACGTGCGGGTGAACGTCTTGCCGCATGTTTCGCAGGTGAGAGCTTTCCGTCCTCTGTGTGGCTGCGACTCTCCACCGCGAGGATCAGGTTGTCCggttttctcctcctctgcGTCTCCTCTTGGGAAAAGTTTGATGGAAGTAAAAATCTCATCAGTGCTGGAGGGAGAAGGCGTGAACGTTGCTCCCGAGAGACTTCTGTATAGTTCAGTTTGAACGCTCTGCATGTGGAAGTGAGGAGGGCCGTTTTCCTCAGCGGCATGGAATGGACACTGAGAGCAGGTGAAGATGATGGAGGTTGTGTCGTTCAAATCACCTGCAagtaaagaaggaaaaacaaatctgaatgtttttttttacacaaatatacaaaaaaacaacagtcttTTTAGAGTAGCATTACCTTGTTCCGTCCCTTTGATAGCAATCACAGATGGAGAAGCTTCTGCTGGGATCCTggggaaataaaaacatcagttctttatttattcttttggaAAAATCCTATGAAGGAGAaagtctgatcatcttttgatttaaaattgttCCTAGTGGTTTTtacttatgattatgcagtttttagtcaaaagaaaaaaatgaaaactgttgatTTCTGGAAGATGATTTCAGCAAAGGCtagttagaaaaaaaaccttagttgtgggcgggactttacACTGGGAGTAAACCTCCCCTCATTTCCtatcatctctttgtttgcactttctcaccgctagcttacagcactTCACACCCCAAACTgagcattagcggtgcaacaaaaatggcgagcaatactggagctatccagccgtacagttttgatccagatgtcagctcagacgagaaaaacgaagacatacatggatttagtcgtccacaagtggaagcatcagaatggagcggagcagggagcttgcggcTTGCCGTAGAAACTTGTATGTCCCACCcgcaagctttttcaaactttttcagcattttttttttgtctactcctgattcacagccatataaataaagaaacactcaaaaatgctatttaaaaaCGTACATGTCCTTAtttacatcatcagaaaaatacaacgagaacatgttaaatgttTCATCGGAGTGGCTTTTTGGTCAACTGTGAAACCTGATGTCTATATTTGAAGTTTAGCTAAACAAAAATGCTTGaattcaacacaaaaaaacacaagtaaattacatgtggaaaaacaaattctTGATCTGTGTGTCTGGATCAAAACAGAAGAGTTGTAAACTGATCCATGAAAGCCAAATCTATGTATCCAAACTCCTCCCAATTTTAGGAAACCCTTTTAATCAAGCAATCTTAAAGAcacactttgatgaaaatgatgtttagGGGTTTTTCTAACGTgttattttctgatgatggaggacatttatacagaaaattgagcttaaaatagcatttctgagcttttctttattgaattccttgtgaatcaggagaagacaaaaaaaatgctgttggaaaaagggCTTATTTGTGATTTGCCATTGGTCTCGCCCataattcagaggtgaatttctaatgaactactgcagctcttcagaaactttgtcctagaaaacgacacaagctTTTGGATTTTTCCCTAAAAACTGCAAATCATACCTAAAAGACCACTTAAAACAGTATGGACAACCTGAAATGTGTTTACATTTGTGGGTCTTCACTCTTTTCTTTGGGGGTTTCCTTGACTTTGGACGTCTCCTGCCAGCTGAGGGAGTCCTTGGTTTGTATGCATGTGGATCTGTGCACCCCTGCTGATGAATCAGGGGTTTCATCCAAGAGATCTGGGATTTCTTGGTCAGAAAATAATCCACCAGTATGTTTTGTCTCTGCACCGAAGTCTGTTTTACTCCTTGCAGATTTCGCCTTGAAGCCCAGCCTCACTTCTGCCATATTTTTTCCTATTCTTTCATTTTCCTCTTCTTCATTCAGCCCATTTCCAGACTCAAGCTCCAAAATATGGGAGGAATCATTCTTTGCAGGTCCCTCCTGAACCAGACATTCTTTCCTTAAAGCAAAAGTTTTTGCCAAAGTCTCCAAAGCTTTAGCAACATCTACAGCTTCGCTGACTTCCTCTGTCGTCGAGCTGGCGCCCTCGCCTCCTGCGTTTTCAGAGCTGACGACTATCTCTTCCTGATAGAAATCTGTTGGAGCTTTTTCTAACTCAATCACGTCCACACTGGCGTCAGATGCTCCAACTTCAGTGTAGATGGCTACGACGTTGTACTCGTCTGGTGCAGAAAGACTTGCAGGGTTCAGCATGTTTGCATAGTTATGCATGGATTCCAGTCCAACTTTAATATTTGACTTTTGCGAGGGAGGAACGGATAACGCAGAGATGATGTAACTACCAATAGTTGAAGAGGGGGCATCTGTTTAAGAAAACAGGAATAAATTAAAGTTCCattaacataaaatatttaaagttttatctAAAAAAGTAAAGAGAATTGCTCTTACGTGTCATTTTTAGCAACCCTGAGCTTTTGTAGTGGTCAAAGATTAAACCCAGCTCCTCAGGCGATGGATAAACACATTCCTCCAAAACAGAAGGAGCAGAGGCAAGCCAGGCTGCGGTCTGTAATCAGAGAGCGGTCAAAGGTCGCAGTCTGATGGAGCGACACGGGTAAAGAAACCTGAAAAATGTGTCAATAACACCTGTTTAATATCTGGAGCTGGAAACAGCTTTTCCAGTTTGGAGAGCAGCTCCCACATCAACATGTGTAAGGCTGCGTCATACTGTGGGCCATATTCAACGGGAAAAACCTCCTAATAGAACAGAGAATAcaatttcttttacatttttagcagGTTTTTGAACACACATGCCCAATGTGTCCCTAAAGGTATCTCACCTTAAAGAAATAAGCCCTCTCAATTGGATCTTTCAGCAGGCTTTGTATCAGAGCAATGAAAGTAGACTCTGTTGTTCTCACCTCTGCATCCACATACTGCAATAAGACAGAAGTGTCACTCTacagtaaatatttaaatatgtggTTCAGCTCCTTCACCTGACTTACGCCCGTGTTTGCTGAAGTTACGGAGAATCTCTCCAAGTAGCTCTGGATAAC includes these proteins:
- the LOC101160125 gene encoding zinc finger protein 252 isoform X1, encoding MQMDVFGSKKQTNHPSLPLSSLRLLVPPLQLLSAAVWHLAKHKDVLNYDKLQDFVSTVTEAIPGLINPLQKAQLILGLRARLILELCKGSVRGEIDFEVIQSYLERFSVTSANTGYVDAEVRTTESTFIALIQSLLKDPIERAYFFKEVFPVEYGPQYDAALHMLMWELLSKLEKLFPAPDIKQTAAWLASAPSVLEECVYPSPEELGLIFDHYKSSGLLKMTHAPSSTIGSYIISALSVPPSQKSNIKVGLESMHNYANMLNPASLSAPDEYNVVAIYTEVGASDASVDVIELEKAPTDFYQEEIVVSSENAGGEGASSTTEEVSEAVDVAKALETLAKTFALRKECLVQEGPAKNDSSHILELESGNGLNEEEENERIGKNMAEVRLGFKAKSARSKTDFGAETKHTGGLFSDQEIPDLLDETPDSSAGVHRSTCIQTKDSLSWQETSKVKETPKEKSEDPQMIPAEASPSVIAIKGTEQGDLNDTTSIIFTCSQCPFHAAEENGPPHFHMQSVQTELYRSLSGATFTPSPSSTDEIFTSIKLFPRGDAEEEKTGQPDPRGGESQPHRGRKALTCETCGKTFTRTSDVRRHQLTHTGERPFHCSQCSRTFQHSWDLAKHKSKHHGLTISFSCQLCGSSFPNLRALTVHHKKSHAQESQLPRMCSICSQSFPTSTELLKHRKTHVATKRYICQKCNEGFDSLLARSQHRQLHRFKRQFKCPHCDKIYTRRSDVKRHLSTHSGERPFQCNQCSRRFSLRFMLTKHLRVHTGERPFQCSHCPKRFTLASVLARHERMHTGEKPFLCSQCGKGFLSQGELSKHHRSHVDDRPYSCTQCNKRLKSKKTQQEHILSHTGARPYPCSYCGKGFTKPYALTRHNLIHTGERPFPCGHCEKAFLTVSEAQLHRRIHTGERPYPCDACELKFKSSSELARHKRCHSGFKTPKLFCRQCKKSFTSTATLKKHLETHSGEPAHSME
- the LOC101160125 gene encoding zinc finger protein 2 isoform X2, whose product is MLMWELLSKLEKLFPAPDIKQTAAWLASAPSVLEECVYPSPEELGLIFDHYKSSGLLKMTHAPSSTIGSYIISALSVPPSQKSNIKVGLESMHNYANMLNPASLSAPDEYNVVAIYTEVGASDASVDVIELEKAPTDFYQEEIVVSSENAGGEGASSTTEEVSEAVDVAKALETLAKTFALRKECLVQEGPAKNDSSHILELESGNGLNEEEENERIGKNMAEVRLGFKAKSARSKTDFGAETKHTGGLFSDQEIPDLLDETPDSSAGVHRSTCIQTKDSLSWQETSKVKETPKEKSEDPQMIPAEASPSVIAIKGTEQGDLNDTTSIIFTCSQCPFHAAEENGPPHFHMQSVQTELYRSLSGATFTPSPSSTDEIFTSIKLFPRGDAEEEKTGQPDPRGGESQPHRGRKALTCETCGKTFTRTSDVRRHQLTHTGERPFHCSQCSRTFQHSWDLAKHKSKHHGLTISFSCQLCGSSFPNLRALTVHHKKSHAQESQLPRMCSICSQSFPTSTELLKHRKTHVATKRYICQKCNEGFDSLLARSQHRQLHRFKRQFKCPHCDKIYTRRSDVKRHLSTHSGERPFQCNQCSRRFSLRFMLTKHLRVHTGERPFQCSHCPKRFTLASVLARHERMHTGEKPFLCSQCGKGFLSQGELSKHHRSHVDDRPYSCTQCNKRLKSKKTQQEHILSHTGARPYPCSYCGKGFTKPYALTRHNLIHTGERPFPCGHCEKAFLTVSEAQLHRRIHTGERPYPCDACELKFKSSSELARHKRCHSGFKTPKLFCRQCKKSFTSTATLKKHLETHSGEPAHSME